From a single Mycobacteriales bacterium genomic region:
- a CDS encoding response regulator transcription factor, which yields MQAIPAQPAANEAPSFSAMVVDDHPLVRESLVNRLRSMGAREVVEAATIGEARARAHASGPRELCILDLGLPDGSGLDLLADLRSAGWQRLVVLSAADDPYSVRAAFVAGAQGYLLKSASPLVVADGVRRVLDGGVYADPSVASLLAAGLRGSPTDSGVSDLSGREIEVLRLVADGQSNKQIGEHLGLSALTVKSHLARIARKLGTGDRAEMVALAMRAGVIR from the coding sequence ATGCAGGCCATCCCTGCACAGCCGGCTGCCAACGAGGCGCCCAGCTTCTCGGCGATGGTGGTGGACGACCACCCGCTGGTGCGGGAGTCGCTGGTGAACCGGCTGCGGTCGATGGGTGCGCGTGAGGTCGTGGAAGCCGCGACGATCGGTGAGGCCCGCGCCCGCGCCCACGCCTCGGGGCCGCGCGAGCTGTGCATCCTCGACCTGGGACTGCCGGACGGCTCCGGGCTGGACCTGCTCGCCGACCTGCGCTCGGCCGGCTGGCAGCGCCTGGTGGTGCTCTCGGCTGCTGACGATCCCTACTCCGTGCGCGCCGCGTTCGTCGCCGGCGCCCAGGGCTACCTGCTCAAGTCCGCCTCGCCGCTGGTCGTGGCCGACGGTGTACGCCGGGTACTCGACGGCGGCGTGTACGCCGATCCGTCGGTCGCCTCGCTGCTGGCCGCCGGGCTGCGTGGCAGCCCCACCGACTCGGGAGTCAGCGACCTGTCCGGCCGGGAGATCGAGGTCCTGCGCCTGGTCGCGGACGGGCAGTCGAACAAGCAGATCGGCGAGCACCTCGGGCTCTCGGCCCTGACCGTGAAGAGCCACCTGGCCCGGATCGCCCGCAAGTTGGGCACCGGTGACCGCGCAGAAATGGTGGCGCTGGCCATGCGCGCCGGAGTCATCCGGTAG
- a CDS encoding DUF4349 domain-containing protein — translation MRTSRPALAALLTVAVLLAGCSSGGIDSTASGAAAPQLDDADSSGGAAGGTTGGAGGGAGGGAAEALQVVDLRGVPGLAVIRTADLEVRVDDVRVAADEAGRLARSAGGAVEAEDRSGTASSGSATVRLRVPPKELDATVIALAALGDERNRRLTSEDATDQMVDLEARLATQRASVTRVRALLGEADALGEVVQIESELTKRTADLEALEARLESLSARVDLSTIVLRLDSEGGPVVGQALGFGDGLRSGWAALTATARVLAVTAGALLPFLPLLVGAGFLVWRARSRRTAVVQP, via the coding sequence ATGCGCACTTCCCGCCCGGCCCTGGCCGCCCTGCTGACGGTGGCGGTGCTCCTCGCCGGCTGCTCCAGCGGCGGCATCGACTCCACCGCATCCGGTGCCGCTGCCCCGCAGCTCGACGACGCCGACAGCAGCGGCGGCGCAGCGGGTGGGACAACCGGAGGTGCGGGCGGAGGTGCGGGCGGAGGCGCCGCGGAGGCGCTGCAGGTCGTCGACCTGCGCGGTGTGCCGGGGCTGGCGGTGATACGCACCGCCGACCTCGAGGTCCGCGTCGACGACGTCAGGGTCGCGGCGGACGAGGCAGGTCGCCTCGCCCGTTCCGCCGGCGGCGCCGTGGAGGCCGAGGACCGTAGCGGAACGGCCAGCAGCGGCTCGGCCACCGTCCGGCTGCGCGTACCGCCGAAGGAACTCGACGCCACGGTGATCGCGCTCGCCGCACTCGGGGACGAGCGGAACCGTCGACTCACCAGCGAGGACGCCACCGACCAGATGGTCGACCTCGAGGCCCGGCTGGCGACGCAGCGGGCCAGCGTCACACGGGTGCGCGCGCTCCTCGGCGAGGCCGACGCGCTCGGCGAGGTGGTGCAGATCGAGTCCGAGCTCACCAAGCGCACCGCCGACCTCGAGGCGCTCGAGGCCCGGCTGGAGAGCCTGAGCGCCCGCGTCGACCTCTCCACGATCGTGCTGCGACTGGACTCGGAGGGTGGGCCGGTCGTGGGGCAGGCCCTCGGCTTCGGCGACGGGTTGCGCTCCGGCTGGGCTGCGCTCACCGCCACCGCCCGCGTCCTTGCCGTGACCGCCGGCGCGCTGCTGCCCTTCCTCCCGCTCCTGGTCGGCGCCGGTTTCCTCGTCTGGCGCGCGCGTTCCCGCCGCACGGCGGTCGTGCAGCCATAG
- the hemE gene encoding uroporphyrinogen decarboxylase, translated as MTDSPGDAARTATRESAFVRACRRQPVPHTPVWFMRQAGRALPEYRALREGTEMLQACTTPDLVTEITLQPVRRYGVDAAIFFSDIVVPLKAVGVDLDIVPGVGPVVAEPFRIERDLDRLPALTPEHVPYVTEAVRTLTGELGPTPLIGFAGAPFTLASYLVEGGPSKNHAATKALMYGQPALWSALLDRLATITLGFLRVQIDAGVSAVQLFDSWVGALPAADYRAYVQPHTARVLAAVADVPRIHFGVGTGELLHDMGQAGADVVGVDWRVPLADAVQRVGPGKAVQGNLDPTLVFAPEEVVARKVRETLEQGRAAEGHVFNLGHGVLPETDPDALLRVVELVHAGL; from the coding sequence ATGACCGACAGCCCGGGCGACGCCGCCCGTACCGCCACCCGAGAGTCCGCCTTCGTCCGGGCCTGCCGGCGCCAGCCGGTGCCGCACACGCCGGTCTGGTTCATGCGCCAGGCCGGTCGCGCCCTGCCGGAGTACCGCGCGCTGCGCGAGGGCACCGAGATGCTCCAGGCCTGCACCACGCCGGACCTGGTCACTGAGATCACGCTGCAGCCGGTCCGTCGCTACGGCGTGGACGCGGCGATCTTCTTCTCCGACATCGTGGTGCCGCTCAAGGCTGTCGGCGTCGACCTGGACATCGTCCCCGGCGTCGGTCCGGTGGTCGCCGAGCCGTTTCGCATCGAGCGAGACCTGGACCGGCTGCCGGCCCTGACACCCGAGCACGTCCCGTACGTCACGGAGGCGGTGCGGACCCTGACCGGCGAGCTCGGCCCGACACCGCTCATCGGCTTCGCCGGCGCGCCGTTCACCCTCGCCAGCTACCTCGTCGAGGGCGGTCCGAGCAAGAACCACGCCGCCACCAAGGCGCTGATGTACGGCCAGCCGGCACTGTGGTCGGCGCTGCTGGACCGGCTGGCCACCATCACGCTCGGCTTCCTGCGGGTGCAGATCGACGCCGGCGTCAGCGCGGTCCAGCTGTTCGACTCCTGGGTGGGTGCGCTGCCGGCGGCCGACTACCGGGCGTACGTCCAACCGCACACCGCGCGGGTGCTCGCGGCGGTGGCCGACGTACCGCGCATCCACTTCGGCGTCGGGACCGGGGAGCTGTTGCACGACATGGGACAGGCCGGCGCGGACGTCGTCGGCGTCGACTGGCGGGTGCCGCTGGCCGACGCGGTGCAGCGGGTCGGCCCTGGCAAGGCGGTGCAGGGGAACCTCGACCCGACGCTGGTGTTCGCGCCCGAGGAGGTGGTCGCGCGCAAGGTCCGCGAGACGCTCGAGCAGGGCCGGGCGGCCGAGGGACACGTCTTCAACCTCGGCCACGGAGTGCTGCCCGAGACCGACCCCGACGCGTTGCTACGCGTCGTCGAGCTGGTCCACGCGGGCCTGTAG
- a CDS encoding GNAT family N-acetyltransferase — translation MSPPALPRLSGPRVALVPTSRELARAALDGVHEAVLARAGLRAGPGWPHTGTGDALRPLAEHGAEGDDGGWLITVEGVVVGDCGWRGGPDAAGDVLLGYALAAPARRQGLGTEAVAVLCAWAERQPGVRRLVAEVHVGNEPSRRLLRRLGFGEQHDDPPWVRCVRGDAPARIRGRHVC, via the coding sequence ATGAGCCCACCGGCCCTGCCCCGCCTGTCCGGCCCGCGGGTGGCGCTGGTGCCGACGTCGCGGGAGCTCGCCCGCGCCGCACTCGACGGTGTCCACGAGGCCGTCCTGGCGCGCGCCGGACTGCGGGCGGGGCCCGGCTGGCCGCACACCGGTACCGGCGACGCCCTGCGCCCCCTCGCCGAACACGGCGCGGAGGGCGATGACGGCGGCTGGCTGATCACCGTGGAGGGTGTCGTCGTCGGCGACTGCGGCTGGCGGGGCGGGCCTGACGCGGCAGGCGACGTGCTGCTCGGCTACGCACTCGCGGCGCCCGCGCGGCGACAGGGCCTGGGCACCGAGGCCGTCGCCGTGCTGTGCGCCTGGGCGGAGCGGCAACCCGGCGTACGTCGCCTGGTGGCCGAGGTGCACGTCGGCAACGAGCCGTCCCGGCGGCTGCTGCGCCGGCTCGGCTTCGGCGAGCAGCACGACGACCCGCCGTGGGTGCGGTGCGTGCGCGGTGACGCACCCGCCCGCATCCGCGGGCGGCACGTCTGCTGA
- a CDS encoding ribonuclease D, translating into MTTTLPGHEEGVSGDEPQVELLLAPRDGVPPVVEGESALTAVVARFAAGSGPVAVDAERASGYRYSQRAYLVQLRRRGAGTALIDPIACPDLSPLSAALQQDEWILHAANQDLPCLAEVGMVPPRIFDTELAGRLAGFERVGLGAMVENVLGLRLEKGHSAADWSTRPLPESWLVYAALDVEVLVELREALEAELRAQDKLQLAREEFEAVRLAPPAAPRAEPWRRTSGIHRMRNRRQLAAVRALWEARDAMARRRDTAPGRILPDAAIVAAVTAAPGSPAELLRLPVFGGRSTRRHVDTWFGALQTAAALPESELPVPVPGGDGPPAANRWGERDPVAAKRLARVRAVVGGLAEELRMPPENLVQPEAVRRLVWTPPYPATPEAVADALCSAGARDWQVRRVAGPLAEVLPDPEPDEG; encoded by the coding sequence ATGACGACGACCCTGCCGGGTCACGAGGAGGGAGTGTCCGGCGACGAGCCGCAGGTCGAGCTGCTGCTCGCACCCCGGGACGGTGTCCCCCCGGTCGTCGAGGGTGAGAGCGCACTGACCGCCGTGGTCGCCCGCTTCGCCGCCGGGAGCGGTCCCGTCGCCGTGGACGCCGAGCGCGCCTCCGGCTACCGCTATTCCCAGCGCGCCTACCTCGTGCAGCTGCGCCGGCGCGGCGCCGGTACGGCACTGATCGACCCGATCGCCTGCCCCGACCTGTCGCCTCTGTCGGCCGCCCTGCAGCAGGACGAGTGGATCCTGCACGCGGCGAACCAGGACCTGCCCTGCCTGGCCGAGGTCGGCATGGTGCCGCCACGGATCTTCGACACCGAGCTGGCCGGCCGACTCGCCGGCTTCGAGCGGGTGGGCCTCGGCGCGATGGTCGAGAACGTCCTCGGGCTGCGGCTGGAGAAGGGGCACTCGGCCGCCGACTGGTCCACTCGTCCGCTGCCGGAGTCCTGGCTGGTCTACGCCGCGCTCGACGTCGAGGTCCTGGTCGAGCTCCGGGAGGCGCTCGAGGCCGAGCTCCGCGCACAGGACAAGCTCCAGCTGGCCCGCGAGGAGTTCGAGGCGGTCCGGCTGGCCCCGCCGGCCGCGCCCCGCGCGGAGCCCTGGCGCCGCACCTCCGGCATCCACCGCATGCGCAATCGCCGGCAGCTGGCTGCCGTGCGGGCGCTGTGGGAGGCCCGCGATGCGATGGCCCGCCGGCGCGACACCGCGCCGGGGCGGATCCTCCCGGACGCCGCGATCGTCGCCGCCGTCACCGCCGCCCCCGGCAGCCCCGCGGAGCTGCTCCGGCTGCCCGTCTTCGGAGGCCGTTCCACCCGGCGGCACGTCGACACCTGGTTCGGCGCACTGCAGACCGCTGCCGCCCTGCCGGAGTCCGAGCTGCCCGTACCCGTACCCGGCGGGGACGGACCCCCGGCAGCCAACCGCTGGGGGGAGCGGGACCCGGTCGCCGCCAAGCGGCTGGCCCGGGTGCGCGCCGTGGTCGGCGGGCTGGCCGAGGAGCTGCGGATGCCGCCGGAGAACCTCGTCCAACCCGAAGCCGTACGTCGCCTGGTCTGGACGCCGCCCTACCCGGCGACGCCGGAGGCGGTGGCCGACGCGCTGTGCTCCGCCGGAGCCCGTGACTGGCAGGTCCGCCGGGTCGCCGGGCCGCTGGCCGAGGTGCTGCCCGACCCGGAACCCGACGAGGGATGA
- a CDS encoding MFS transporter, translating into MSDLRRPLVLVATSLAAFTATLDNTVVAVALRDVQADLGAGVAELQGVVTAYTVALAALLLTGGTLADVAGRRRVFLAGLAVFAVASAACALADSATALIAARAAQGAGAALVLPGGLAVLAAAYPDPAGRARAVGLWAATGASALVLGPIVGGLLVAASGWPAVFWVNLPLCALIAAVVAFAPPTSAARPSATTPGATDEVAADGPAGRADGGAQVTGPARRGLDVPGQLLGALALACGTYAVVIAGRDGLGTPVLLTAAAAGLGAAAFVLVERRTPDPVLPLTLLRSRTFLGATVGAFAASLAVFVLLVFLSLFLQLVQQREALPAALRLLPLTVALVVTAPVAGRWAAARGPRPPVVVGLLLTAAGLAATGVRLQAELPDLELALLLGLSGVGIGLTTAPVVTASLDAVARARSGLAAATVNVARELGGVVAVAGLGALVVARLGSDLLARLLGLGVPDSRAGTLVEALLRGASQREVLRLAEDRVPLESLLQLRAAAEASYVASVRVALLGAAVVVAVSALVAGAWLQARVDQLDDA; encoded by the coding sequence GTGAGCGACCTGCGGCGACCCCTCGTCCTGGTGGCGACCTCGCTCGCCGCCTTCACCGCCACCCTCGACAACACCGTCGTCGCGGTCGCGCTGCGCGACGTACAGGCCGACCTCGGCGCCGGCGTCGCGGAGCTGCAGGGCGTCGTCACCGCCTACACCGTCGCGCTGGCAGCTCTGCTGCTCACGGGCGGCACGCTCGCCGACGTCGCCGGGCGGCGGCGGGTCTTCCTCGCCGGCCTCGCGGTCTTCGCCGTCGCGTCGGCCGCCTGCGCCCTCGCCGACAGCGCGACCGCCCTCATCGCCGCGCGGGCCGCCCAGGGCGCCGGCGCGGCGCTCGTCCTGCCCGGCGGCCTCGCGGTCCTCGCCGCCGCCTACCCGGACCCCGCCGGCCGGGCCCGCGCGGTCGGCCTCTGGGCGGCGACGGGGGCCAGCGCGCTCGTTCTGGGACCGATCGTCGGCGGGCTGCTCGTGGCCGCCTCAGGCTGGCCCGCGGTCTTCTGGGTGAACCTGCCGCTGTGCGCACTGATCGCCGCCGTCGTGGCGTTCGCCCCACCCACCTCTGCCGCTCGTCCGTCCGCAACGACGCCGGGGGCCACGGACGAGGTTGCTGCGGACGGACCAGCGGGCCGCGCGGACGGGGGGGCGCAGGTCACCGGCCCGGCGCGGCGGGGGCTGGACGTGCCAGGGCAGCTGCTCGGGGCACTCGCGCTGGCCTGCGGCACGTACGCCGTCGTGATCGCGGGGCGGGACGGCCTGGGGACGCCGGTGCTCCTCACGGCCGCGGCAGCCGGGCTCGGCGCGGCCGCCTTCGTCCTCGTCGAGCGGCGGACGCCCGATCCGGTCCTGCCGCTGACCCTGCTGCGGTCGCGCACGTTCCTCGGCGCGACGGTCGGTGCCTTCGCGGCCAGCCTCGCGGTCTTCGTGCTGCTGGTCTTCCTGTCGCTGTTCCTGCAGCTGGTGCAGCAGCGGGAGGCGCTGCCGGCCGCGCTGCGCCTGCTTCCCCTGACCGTCGCGCTGGTCGTCACCGCGCCGGTCGCCGGTCGCTGGGCGGCGGCGCGGGGGCCGCGGCCACCGGTGGTCGTCGGGCTGCTGCTCACCGCCGCCGGCCTGGCCGCCACCGGGGTCCGCCTCCAGGCGGAGCTGCCCGACCTCGAGCTGGCGCTGCTGCTCGGCCTGTCCGGCGTGGGCATCGGGCTGACGACCGCGCCGGTGGTGACCGCCTCGCTCGACGCCGTCGCCCGGGCCCGGTCGGGCCTGGCGGCGGCCACCGTCAACGTCGCCCGGGAACTCGGCGGCGTGGTGGCGGTCGCCGGCCTCGGCGCGCTGGTCGTGGCCCGGCTCGGCAGCGACCTGCTCGCCCGGCTGCTCGGCCTCGGGGTCCCGGATTCGCGGGCGGGGACGCTGGTCGAGGCGCTGCTGCGCGGGGCCTCGCAGCGGGAGGTGCTGAGGCTGGCGGAGGACCGGGTGCCGCTGGAGTCGCTGCTTCAGCTGCGCGCAGCGGCCGAGGCCTCCTACGTCGCCTCGGTGCGGGTGGCCCTGCTCGGGGCCGCGGTCGTGGTCGCGGTCAGCGCCCTGGTGGCCGGCGCCTGGCTACAGGCCCGCGTGGACCAGCTCGACGACGCGTAG
- a CDS encoding ATP-binding protein yields the protein MKGSRGRRRPLPLAAWAGLLSGAAVLATGGTTAAVLWRGGRLDGPVAGAVAAGSVAGLVLVLVSVAGALRVAAALRELGADATTRQRAPSVPGTPSAGRVVASTLELAECAKLLDALQLRVRVADHLGERHRREAQTAGAGVSELLSGLVDAEEGARGQLAAELHDTVAQSLMIARGLLAGGLSSPEELARLTDCVEDAEEQVRAVMARTRPPALRDGDLASAVGDVRADLQARYGLIVQVDWPAAPYPLPLASAVTLYRFFQEALLNVVKHADVDDAFLRLSVDEESVVATVRDEGPGFDPSAVRPDRGRHVGLGLLRERARLSGGSLEVESGPAGGTSLQLRLPRVTQVVPDVPDVP from the coding sequence ATGAAGGGGTCGCGGGGCCGCCGTCGTCCCCTTCCGCTCGCCGCCTGGGCGGGGCTGCTGAGCGGTGCCGCCGTCCTGGCCACCGGCGGCACGACCGCCGCCGTGCTGTGGAGGGGTGGTCGGCTGGACGGACCCGTGGCCGGGGCCGTGGCCGCCGGCAGCGTCGCCGGGCTGGTCCTGGTGCTGGTGTCGGTGGCGGGTGCGCTGCGCGTGGCCGCCGCGCTGCGCGAGCTCGGCGCCGACGCGACCACCCGGCAGCGTGCACCGTCCGTACCGGGAACTCCCTCGGCCGGTCGGGTCGTCGCGAGCACGCTCGAGCTGGCCGAGTGCGCCAAGCTGTTGGACGCCCTGCAGCTGCGCGTCCGCGTCGCCGACCACCTGGGCGAGCGGCACCGGCGCGAGGCACAGACGGCCGGTGCCGGAGTGTCCGAGCTGTTGTCAGGACTGGTCGATGCCGAGGAGGGGGCCCGCGGACAGCTGGCCGCCGAGCTGCACGACACGGTCGCCCAGTCACTCATGATCGCTCGGGGCCTGCTGGCCGGTGGGCTGTCGTCGCCGGAGGAGCTGGCCAGGCTGACCGACTGCGTCGAGGACGCCGAGGAACAGGTGCGGGCGGTGATGGCCCGCACGCGTCCGCCGGCACTGCGCGACGGTGACCTGGCCTCTGCGGTGGGGGACGTGCGCGCGGACCTGCAGGCCCGCTACGGGCTGATCGTGCAGGTCGACTGGCCCGCAGCGCCGTACCCGCTGCCCCTCGCCTCGGCTGTCACGCTCTACCGCTTCTTCCAGGAGGCGCTGCTCAACGTCGTCAAGCATGCCGACGTCGACGACGCCTTCCTCCGCCTGTCGGTCGACGAGGAGTCGGTCGTCGCGACGGTGCGCGACGAGGGGCCCGGCTTCGATCCGTCGGCGGTGCGTCCGGACCGCGGCCGGCACGTGGGGCTCGGGCTGCTGCGCGAGCGGGCCCGGCTGTCGGGCGGCTCGCTCGAGGTGGAGAGTGGGCCGGCGGGCGGGACGTCGCTGCAGCTGCGCCTGCCGCGGGTCACGCAGGTCGTGCCGGACGTGCCGGACGTGCCCTAG
- a CDS encoding EamA family transporter translates to MPALLALLASLLWGTADFLGGTATRRLPVASVVGISQLVALLGLLPVAVLLGALDEPRDYLLPGLAAGSAGVVALAAFYRALAVGTMGVVAPVAALGVVVPVAAGLVQGESPSWLQLVGIAVAVTGVVLASGPELSGQDRGGVLPLVLGGVAALGFGTVFVLIAQGTASGSIGSVVMTLLTMRLVSVLLLAGLLPAVVLRSALPWRRVDIGVRRADLPVLVAIGAFDVGANAAFALAVQSDLISVTAVLASLYPVVTVLLARQVHSERLVGVQLPGVVLALTGVVLLAAG, encoded by the coding sequence GTGCCCGCCCTCCTCGCCCTGCTCGCCAGCCTGCTCTGGGGCACCGCCGACTTCCTCGGCGGCACCGCGACCCGGCGGTTGCCGGTGGCGTCGGTGGTGGGGATCTCGCAGCTCGTCGCGCTGCTCGGCCTGCTGCCGGTCGCAGTGCTCCTCGGGGCGCTGGACGAGCCGCGGGACTACCTCCTTCCCGGCCTCGCCGCCGGGTCGGCGGGGGTCGTCGCGCTCGCGGCGTTCTACCGGGCGCTGGCGGTCGGGACGATGGGCGTCGTCGCGCCCGTCGCCGCTCTCGGGGTCGTGGTGCCGGTGGCTGCGGGACTCGTGCAGGGGGAGTCGCCGTCATGGCTCCAGCTGGTCGGCATCGCGGTCGCCGTGACCGGCGTCGTTCTCGCCAGCGGCCCGGAGCTGAGCGGCCAGGACCGCGGCGGCGTGCTGCCGCTCGTGCTGGGCGGGGTGGCGGCGCTGGGCTTCGGCACCGTCTTCGTGCTCATCGCGCAGGGCACCGCGTCGGGCTCGATCGGCTCGGTCGTGATGACGTTGCTGACGATGCGGCTGGTGAGCGTGCTGCTGCTGGCCGGCCTGCTGCCGGCCGTGGTGCTGCGGTCGGCCCTGCCCTGGCGACGTGTCGACATCGGGGTCCGACGGGCCGACCTGCCGGTCCTGGTGGCCATCGGCGCCTTCGACGTGGGGGCGAATGCCGCCTTCGCCCTCGCCGTGCAGAGCGACCTGATCAGCGTCACCGCGGTGCTGGCTTCGCTCTACCCGGTGGTCACGGTGCTGCTGGCGCGGCAGGTCCACAGCGAGCGCCTGGTCGGGGTGCAGCTGCCAGGCGTCGTTCTCGCGCTCACCGGTGTGGTCCTGCTCGCCGCCGGCTGA
- a CDS encoding DUF3000 domain-containing protein: protein MTEPLPEPLPEQFRAAVEGLRAALAAHGRPGLELEEVPAPKRLAPYAVAVSAEVGHGDDQVASGRFVVLHDPGGQEGWRGDTRVVAFVSADVEAEMAADPALAQVGWSWLTDSLHDRAAAHTAAGGTVTRTVSCRFGQLEDADEVSEVEVRASWTPLPGPEGTVDLGTHLLAWCDLLCATAGLPPPGVLSLRR, encoded by the coding sequence GTGACCGAGCCACTGCCCGAGCCGCTGCCCGAGCAGTTCCGCGCTGCCGTCGAGGGGCTGCGCGCGGCACTGGCCGCACATGGGCGCCCCGGGCTCGAGCTCGAGGAGGTCCCGGCGCCCAAGCGGCTCGCGCCGTACGCCGTGGCGGTCAGCGCCGAGGTCGGTCACGGGGACGACCAGGTGGCCAGCGGCCGGTTCGTGGTCCTGCACGATCCGGGCGGCCAGGAGGGCTGGCGGGGCGACACGCGGGTGGTGGCCTTCGTCTCGGCCGACGTCGAGGCCGAGATGGCGGCCGACCCGGCGCTCGCCCAGGTCGGCTGGTCCTGGCTGACCGACTCACTGCACGACCGCGCGGCCGCGCACACCGCCGCCGGCGGCACCGTCACCCGGACGGTCTCCTGCCGCTTCGGTCAGCTCGAGGACGCCGACGAGGTGAGCGAGGTCGAGGTACGAGCGAGCTGGACGCCGCTGCCGGGCCCCGAGGGGACCGTCGACCTCGGGACCCACCTGCTGGCCTGGTGCGACCTGCTGTGCGCGACAGCCGGCCTGCCGCCGCCCGGCGTGCTGTCGCTGCGACGGTGA